A part of Anabas testudineus chromosome 7, fAnaTes1.2, whole genome shotgun sequence genomic DNA contains:
- the eno1a gene encoding enolase 1a, (alpha): MSILKIHAREIFDSRGNPTVEVDLYTKKGLFRAAVPSGASTGIYEALELRDNDKTRYLGKGVSKAVDHINKTIAPALVSKDVSVLEQEKIDKLMLDMDGTENKSKFGANAILGVSLAVCKAGAAEKGVPLYRHIADLAGNPEVILPVPAFNVINGGSHAGNKLAMQEFMILPVGASSFKEAMRIGAEVYHNLKNVIKDKYGKDATNVGDEGGFAPNILENKEALELLKNAIGKAGYTDKIVIGMDVAASEFYKEGKYDLDFKSPDDPARYISPDKLADIYKGFVKDYPVVSIEDPFDQDDWQAWSNFTASTNIQVVGDDLTVTNPKRISKAVTEKACNCLLLKVNQIGSVTESLQACKMAQSNGWGVMVSHRSGETEDTFIADLVVGLCTGQIKTGAPCRSERLAKYNQLLRIEEELGEKARFAGQNFRHPI; encoded by the exons ATGTCCATCCTGAAGATCCACGCTCGTGAGATTTTTGACTCCCGTGGCAACCCCACTGTGGAGGTTGATCTGTACACCAAGAAAG GTCTTTTCAGGGCTGCGGTACCCAGCGGTGCTTCCACTGGCATCTATGAGGCTCTGGAGCTCCGTGACAATGACAAAACACGCTACCTGGGCAAAG GTGTCTCAAAAGCTGTTGATCATATCAATAAAACAATTGCACCTGCACTGGTTAGCAAG GATGTGAGTGTTCTGGAGCAGGAGAAGATTGACAAGCTGATGTTGGACATGGATGGCACAGAAAACAAGT CTAAGTTTGGTGCTAATGCCATCCTGGGCGTCTCCCTGGCTGTGTGCAAGGCTGGTGCAGCAGAGAAGGGCGTTCCCCTGTATCGCCATATTGCCGACCTCGCTGGAAACCCCGAAGTCATCCTTCCAGTCCCT GCTTTCAATGTCATCAATGGAGGCTCCCATGCAGGCAACAAGCTGGCTATGCAGGAGTTCATGATTCTGCCTGTAGGTGCCAGTAGCTTCAAGGAGGCCATGCGTATTGGTGCTGAGGTCTACCACAACCTGAAGAATGTCATCAAGGACAAGTATGGCAAGGACGCCACCAATGTAGGAGACGAGGGAGGCTTCGCACCCAACATCCTGGAGAACAAGGAAG ctCTGGAGCTGCTGAAGAATGCCATCGGCAAGGCCGGATACACAGATAAGATTGTTATTGGCATGGATGTGGCTGCCTCCGAGTTCTACAAAGAAGGAAAATACGACCTGGACTTCAAGTCTCCTGACGACCCTGCCCGCTACATCTCCCCTGACAAGCTGGCTGACATCTACAAGGGCTTTGTCAAAGATTATCCCG TGGTGTCCATTGAGGATCCCTTTGACCAGGATGACTGGCAGGCATGGTCCAACTTTACAGCCAGCACCAACATCCAGGTTGTGGGTGATGACCTCACTGTCACCAACCCCAAACGCATTTCTAAGGCTGTGACCGAAAAGGCCTGCAACTGCCTGCTGCTGAAGGTTAACCAGATCGGCTCAGTCACAGAGTCCCTGCAGGC CTGCAAGATGGCCCAGAGCAACGGCTGGGGTGTGATGGTCAGCCACCGCTCcggagagacagaggacaccTTCATCGCTGATCTGGTGGTTGGTCTCTGCACTGGACAG ATCAAGACAGGTGCACCTTGCCGATCTGAGCGTTTGGCCAAGTACAACCAGCTGCTCAG GATTGAAGAGGAGCTTGGCGAAAAGGCTCGCTTTGCCGGCCAGAACTTCAGACACCCCATCTGA